In a single window of the Limnochorda sp. L945t genome:
- a CDS encoding sugar transferase: MGRLQRSGKLNGEPKGWLGTLLSSWHADLLGSLVLGGVSYFLALWIRWGGHVPSHLWQPVGYAASAGLLGLVIGGSLVDLWGRHRSWAAVSYSAFLASSFSILFAMASVYALRVVAIPRLTFALAVGLLWGCLVLWQWILLRIKAAWSADAVSTSMDIREQGLGDHVTELTHLLSGDKPLNGNVVVLPGARELLLASSRFYEDGDHLLLEIRPRACQWPAPALKRMIDVLLSSFGLVLTSPVWILAALAVRLDTPGPVLFQQARVGQGGRIFEILKFRTMVDHAEDDTGPVLASRDDPRVTRVGRWLRTFRIDELPQLLNVLRGDMSLIGPRPERPEFVKHYREEIEGYDLRHLVKPGITGLAQIRGRYDTAAEDKLRFDLAYIFLWSPLLDLKIILQTIEVMLTPERARGVTRKTPSAPAARTANSVPSGVPNAQGSTGLEV, translated from the coding sequence ATGGGACGCTTACAGAGGTCCGGTAAGCTGAATGGAGAACCCAAGGGATGGCTCGGTACCCTCCTCAGCTCCTGGCATGCCGACCTTCTCGGAAGCCTGGTGCTCGGGGGTGTGAGCTACTTTCTCGCCCTCTGGATCCGATGGGGCGGGCACGTACCGTCCCACCTGTGGCAGCCAGTCGGATACGCCGCGTCAGCCGGGCTTCTGGGCTTGGTCATAGGCGGTAGCCTGGTGGATCTATGGGGCCGACACCGTTCGTGGGCAGCCGTCTCGTACTCAGCTTTCCTAGCATCGAGCTTTTCCATCCTCTTCGCCATGGCTTCGGTCTACGCACTCCGCGTGGTAGCCATCCCGCGGCTCACCTTTGCCTTGGCGGTTGGTCTCCTGTGGGGATGCCTCGTTCTTTGGCAGTGGATACTCCTTCGGATAAAGGCAGCATGGTCCGCAGACGCGGTGAGCACCTCAATGGACATACGCGAGCAGGGGCTTGGCGATCACGTTACGGAACTTACCCACCTGTTGTCAGGTGATAAACCGCTTAACGGCAACGTCGTCGTACTTCCTGGCGCCCGAGAGTTACTCCTAGCCTCCAGCCGGTTCTACGAAGACGGGGATCACCTACTTCTTGAGATCCGCCCTCGCGCCTGCCAGTGGCCGGCCCCGGCTCTGAAGCGGATGATTGACGTGCTCCTCAGCTCTTTTGGACTCGTACTTACATCTCCCGTGTGGATCCTTGCAGCACTGGCCGTCAGGCTGGACACACCGGGCCCAGTTCTGTTCCAACAAGCGAGAGTCGGACAAGGTGGACGTATCTTTGAGATTCTCAAGTTCAGGACCATGGTCGACCACGCGGAGGACGACACTGGACCTGTGCTGGCGTCGCGAGATGACCCCCGTGTGACGCGCGTAGGGAGATGGCTGCGGACTTTTCGCATCGATGAGCTTCCCCAGTTACTTAACGTTCTCCGGGGCGACATGAGTTTGATCGGCCCTCGCCCCGAGCGTCCGGAGTTCGTGAAGCACTACCGGGAAGAGATCGAGGGCTATGACCTGCGCCACCTGGTCAAGCCGGGGATCACAGGACTTGCGCAAATACGGGGGCGTTATGATACCGCGGCTGAGGACAAGCTCCGGTTCGATCTGGCCTACATCTTCTTGTGGTCACCGTTGCTCGACCTGAAGATCATCCTGCAAACCATCGAGGTCATGCTGACGCCGGAGCGGGCGAGGGGCGTGACACGAAAAACACCCTCGGCACCGGCGGCAAGAACGGCGAACTCTGTCCCCTCCGGAGTCCCAAATGCACAGGGGTCGACGGGGTTGGAGGTATAG
- a CDS encoding SDR family NAD(P)-dependent oxidoreductase, with protein sequence MARHRGRRRVLVTGGAGFIGSHLVDRLVERGDEVAVVDNFDPFYEPAVKRANIERHVASGAIVLFEADIRNRAAMEQIFWEVRPEIVLHLAAKAGVRPSLEDPRGYADVNVMGTVNLLELAREHGVGRFVFGSSSSVYGGNEKVPFAEDDPILRPASPYGATKAAGEALCESFAAAYGLPVVALRFFTVYGPRQRPDLAIHKFARLMLAGRPIPVYGDGTTERDYTYIDDIITGIERAMQWEGLTQYRDANGNQVPYRVFNLGSDRPVRLGALITLLARTLGCEPVVEYLPEQPGDMRRTWADLSRSRTELGYSPSVPIEEGLHRFADWLRAEDGS encoded by the coding sequence TGGTGACAGGCGGGGCGGGGTTCATCGGGAGCCACCTGGTCGATCGACTGGTGGAGCGGGGTGACGAGGTGGCGGTGGTGGACAACTTCGACCCGTTCTACGAACCGGCCGTGAAGCGGGCCAATATCGAGCGGCATGTGGCGAGCGGGGCTATCGTGCTGTTCGAAGCGGATATCCGGAATCGGGCCGCGATGGAGCAGATCTTCTGGGAGGTGCGGCCCGAGATCGTGCTGCACCTAGCGGCCAAGGCGGGGGTGCGGCCCTCGCTCGAAGACCCCCGGGGTTACGCCGACGTGAACGTGATGGGCACGGTCAACCTGCTCGAGCTCGCCCGGGAGCATGGGGTCGGGCGGTTCGTGTTTGGGTCGTCGAGCTCGGTCTACGGGGGCAACGAGAAGGTGCCGTTCGCCGAGGACGACCCCATTCTGCGGCCGGCTTCGCCGTATGGGGCGACCAAGGCGGCGGGGGAGGCGCTGTGCGAGAGCTTTGCGGCAGCGTACGGGCTGCCGGTGGTGGCGCTTCGGTTTTTCACGGTCTATGGGCCGAGGCAGCGGCCGGATCTGGCCATCCACAAGTTCGCACGGCTCATGCTGGCCGGCCGGCCCATTCCCGTCTACGGTGACGGCACGACGGAGCGGGACTACACCTACATCGACGACATCATCACCGGCATCGAGCGGGCGATGCAGTGGGAGGGGCTCACCCAATACCGGGACGCTAACGGCAACCAGGTACCTTACCGGGTGTTCAACCTGGGAAGCGATCGGCCTGTACGGCTCGGAGCTCTTATCACTCTCCTGGCCAGGACACTCGGGTGTGAGCCTGTCGTCGAGTACCTCCCCGAACAGCCTGGTGATATGCGCCGCACGTGGGCGGACTTGAGCCGGTCGAGAACGGAGCTCGGCTATTCGCCAAGCGTGCCGATAGAGGAAGGCCTCCATCGTTTCGCGGACTGGCTAAGAGCGGAGGACGGTTCATAG